The following are encoded in a window of Gossypium raimondii isolate GPD5lz chromosome 13, ASM2569854v1, whole genome shotgun sequence genomic DNA:
- the LOC105786766 gene encoding protein MAINTENANCE OF MERISTEMS-like — protein sequence MTSLISRDTHISDAANEMDWYQVIRGWVNGVKHPSDSRLMPYLEQAGFGSAALIRTFNLRYDLFSALVERWRPKTHTFYFPCGECTVTLEDVALQLGLTIDGSPVTRLSTNATEDELMCAARAYIMHILEGVLMPDANNNNVHMMYLPLLADLSNVRSYSWGSAVLAVLYRELCRTTNPSVVDMGGCLTLL from the exons ATGACTTCATTGATTAGCAGGGATACACACATATCTGATGCGGCTAATGAGATG gaCTGGTACCAAGTAATAAGGGGCTGGGTGAATGGTGTAAAGCATCCCTCGGATTCACGATTAATGCCGTACTTGGAGCAAGCCGGATTTGGGTCAGCAGCATTGATTCGGACGTTCAACTTGCGATATGATTTATTTTCTGCGCTAGTGGAGCGGTGGCGCCCGAAGACCCACACTTTTTATTTTCCGTGTGGGGAGTGCACGGTGACCTTAGAGGATGTTGCGCTGCAGCTTGGGCTTACAATCGACGGGAGTCCCGTAACAAGA TTATCAACGAATGCCACAGAAGATGAGTTGATGTGCGCTGCTCGAGCGTATATCATGCATATCCTAGAGGGAGTACTGATGCCCGATGCAAACAACAATAATGTGCATATGATGTACTTGCCCTTATTAGCTGATTTGTCCAATGTTCGCTCGTATAGCTGGGGATCCGCCGTTCTAGCAGTGTTATATCGGGAGCTTTGTCGGACGACAAACCCTTCTGTTGTAGACATGGGAGGATGCCTTACATTGCTGTAG